In Phocoena sinus isolate mPhoSin1 chromosome X, mPhoSin1.pri, whole genome shotgun sequence, a genomic segment contains:
- the AGTR2 gene encoding type-2 angiotensin II receptor: MKDNFTLATISKNITSSLPVGPVNISGNESTFNCSHKPSDKHLDAIPILYYIIFVVGFLVNTIVVTLFCCQKGPKKVSSIYIFNLAVADLLLLATLPLWATYYSYRYDWLFGPVMCKVFGSFLTLNMFASIFFITCMSVDRYQSVIYPFLSQRRNPWQASYIVPLVWCMACLSSLPTFYFRDVRTIEYLGVNACIMAFPPEKYAQWSAGIALMKNILGFIIPLIFIATCYFGIRKHLLKTNSYGKNRITRDQVLKMAAAVVLAFIICWLPFHVLTFLDALAWMGVINSCEVIAVIDLALPFAILLGFTNSCINPFLYCFVGNRFQQKLRRVFRVPITWLQGKRESVSCRKSSSLREMETFVS; encoded by the coding sequence ATGAAGGACAACTTCACCCTTGCCACCATCAGCAAAAACATTACCAGCAGTCTTCCCGTCGGACCTGTGAACATTTCTGGCAATGAGTCTACCTTTAACTGCTCCCATAAGCCATCAGATAAGCATTTAGATGCAATTCCTATTCTCTACTACATTATTTTTGTGGTTGGATTTCTTGTCAATACTATCGTGGTTACACTGTTTTGTTGTCAAAAGGGTCCTAAAAAGGTTTCCAGCATTTACATCTTCAACCTGGCTGTGGCTGACTTACTGCTTTTGGCTACTCTTCCTCTCTGGGCAACCTATTATTCTTACAGATATGACTGGCTCTTTGGACCTGTAATGTGTAAAGTTTTTGGTTCTTTCCTGACCCTGAACATGTTTGCAAGCATTTTTTTTATCACGTGCATGAGTGTTGATAGGTACCAATCTGTCATCTACCCCTTTCTGTCTCAAAGAAGAAATCCCTGGCAAGCATCTTATATAGTTCCACTTGTTTGGTGTATGGCCTGTCTGTCCTCATTGCCAACATTTTACTTCCGAGATGTCAGAACAATTGAATATTTAGGAGTGAATGCTTGCATTATGGCTTTCCCACCTGAGAAGTATGCCCAATGGTCAGCTGGGATTGCCTTAATGAAAAATATCCTTGGTTTTATTATCCCTttaatattcatagcaacatgcTATTTTGGAATCAGAAAACACCTACTGAAGACCAATAGCTATGGGAAGAACAGAATAACTCGTGACCAAGTCCTGAAGATGGCAGCTGCTGTTGTTCTGGCGTTCATCATCTGTTGGCTTCCCTTCCATGTTCTGACCTTCCTGGATGCTCTGGCCTGGATGGGTGTCATTAATAGCTGTGAAGTTATAGCAGTCATTGACCTGGCACTTCCTTTTGCCATCCTCCTGGGATTCACCAACAGCTGCATTAATccctttttgtattgttttgttggAAACCGGTTCCAACAGAAGCTCCGCCGTGTGTTTAGGGTTCCAATTACTTGGCTCCAAGGCAAGAGAGAGAGTGTGTCATGCCGAAAAAGCAGTTCCCTTAGAGAAATGGAGACCTTTGTGTCTTAA